The Hornefia porci genome contains the following window.
TTGCGTGCTTTGCCTTTATGGGAGCAGCCACCATCTGCACCTGCGGAAATGAATGCAGGGATCCGAGGGATCTCGGCAAGTCTCTGTTCTGGGCGTCTCTGACCTTCATCATCGTATACTGTCTTGCGATGGTCGTCGTCATCGGTGCGGTGAACTGGAAAGACCAGTCTCTGGACGTCTCTTTGTTCACTCTCGCGGCGAAGACGCTGTGGGGACCTGTCGGAGGAACCATCCTGAATATTGCCGCGTGGATCGCGGCGGCCACCTGCCTGATCAGCGGATCGCTGTATACTCCGTCGAGAGTGTTCTTCGGAATGGCGGAGGTCGGTTATATGCCGAAGGTGTTTGCGAAGGTCAACAGCCGGACGAGGACTCCGGTAAGAGGGCTTGTGATTATCTGGGCGTGTGGTATGATATTAATCCTGGCAGGTGCAAAGTGGGGTGCGAGCCTCGTTTACACCACCCTCGTCAATCAGGGAGTGGTCGCCTGGACGCTGGGCTGGATCCTGGCCATCATCGCCGGCATCAAATACCGCAGGAAGCTGCGGACGCAGGGCGTAAAAGACATCAAGGCTCATATAGGGTGGAAACAGCCGCTCTATCCTGTGACGCCGATTATCGCGCTGGCGTCATCCGTGTATCTTTTGTATCTGTGCCTGAACGGAGTAGTCGCAATCGTCGGCATGTGCATCTGGCTTGCGGCCTTCTGCCTCTACTACTGGCGCATAAAGACAAAGGTCAGGGCGGGAGAACTTTCGGAAGACGTATATTTCTGATATGAGCTGTGTCTGCCCGTTAAGCCCTGTCGGATTTAACGGGCGCTGAGCACTCATTAAGCAGGGAAGGAGGAACCCTCCGGCAAAACGGACGGGAAATACAATGAACAGAAGTACCGAATTATTTCAGCGGGATGCGGATGCTGTCAGCGATGTGATGAAGCTCAGATTTTATCCGATGGTTGCAAAAGCTGCCGGAGGCGCGCTGATCCGGGATGCGGACGGCAGGGAATATCTGGACTTCAGTGCGGGCTGGGGCGTTGCTAATACCGGTTACGGTCACCCCCGCATTGTGAATGCGGTATGTAAAGAAATGAACAGGCTGTCATTTTCCCCGACAATATCTGTGCTGAACGAGGAAAGCATAGAACTGGCGGAAAGGCTCAGGGAAATGACGCCGGGGGATTTCGAGAAAGCGGTCTGGTACGGTCATTCGGGATCAGATGCAAATGAATTTTTGTACAAAATGATCCCGGCCGCGACCGGCCGGAGCAGGATTGTTTCCTTTGTCGGCTCCTATCACGGACAGACGATGGGTTCATATTCCATGTCGGGGCACCCTGCACAGGGAAAATTCACGGGCGGCGGAAATGTAACCAGGATCCCGTATCCGTACTGTTACCGCTGCCCCTTTGAAAGGGACAGGGAAACCTGCGGACTGTTCTGCCTGAAATATGTGGAAGACTTTGTTTTCGCCTCACAGGTTTCTCCCGCGCAGGTCGGGGCGCTGATTGCGGAGGCGGTGCAGTGTGACGGCGGTGATGTGGTCCCCCCGGACGGTTATCTGCAGGGGCTGGAGCGGATGTGCAGAAGATATGGAATACTGTTTATTCTCGACGAGGTGAAAATCGGATTCGGGCGGACCGGAAAAATGTTCGGCTTTGAAAACTGGGGTGTGACGCCCGATGCAGTTGTCATGGCGAAGCCCATGGGATCCGGACAGCCGATCAGCGCGGTGACCGGAAGAAAGGAGCTGATGGACGCCGGCGTGGGGATGCATATGTTCACCACAGCCGGGAATCCGGTGGCCTGCGCCGCATCGCTCGCTACAATTGACGTGATTGAAGAGGAAAAGCTTGCAGAGAATGCTGAGATACAGGGGGAATATCTTCTCGGCAGACTTCGCGAACTGCAGGCCGGCTGTCCCGTAATCGGCGATGTTCGGGGAAAGGGGCTTGTGATTGGGATTGAGCTTGTGGAGAATCCGGAAACGAAGAAACCGGCGTCGGAGCTGGCGGCGCTGGTTGTCTACCGGTGTTATGAGCTGGGGCTTCTGCTGTTTGATTCCGGTATCAGCGCCAATGTGATTGAGCTTACGCCTCCGCTGATTATCACAAAACAGCAGTGCGACCGGGCGGTCGAGGTCCTCCGGCAGGCAATCGAGGATGCGATGACCGGCAGAATTATCCGGGAGGATCTGGGAGATTTCGCAGGCTGGGGCTGATGCTCCGGCCGCGAATCCACAGTCTGTCGACCGGAAACGGATTGGCAGACGGGTCGGACGAAAAACTCCGGACGACAGCGTGATTCGGAAACGGCCGAAAATCCCCGGCCGGCAGATACTGATTCTAACTAACAGAAAAGCGCGTCATAGTATATACTGTTATCATGAGAATGGAGGGATGCCGATGAAACTGCCGGAAATACTTTGTTCCCTTGCGACGCGCGTGATTGTTATTTTCCTGCTTTGCAGTATACTGTACTTGGCGATTTTCATTACACTGTCCGCCTGGCAGACGAAGAATAAATCGGCGCAGTACAACAAAAACAACCTGCAGGAAATCACCAGGGAGAAAAGCCAGCTGATTTCTGCCGGCTTTACACAGATCGAAAACGACACGACGAATATGGGGATCTGGTACCAGAAGCTTTACCGGCAGTCCGGGGAGGAGATGTACAGCACGCTTCCGGACGGCTATCGGGTGAATCGGGACGGGACGATCACCCGGCTCCGCGACAGGAGTGTCAGCCGGACGCGGCAGAGCGCCATCTATGTGGCGGGTACCGCGAAGAAGAGCGCCGCACTGTACCGCGACATCGCGATTTCAGAGCAGCTGGACGACGCCTTTGCCGAAGTGGTGAAAAACAAGGTGGTCACCTGGGCGTACCTGGTGGACAAAAATAACATCCTGCGCTGCAGCCCGTACAGCGATCTGAAGGCGCAGTTCGAGACGGATCATGACCAGCGCAGCGATCCATTCTATCTCGACGCCAGCGAGAAGAATGATCCCGACCGTGTGGCGGTGTGGACAAAGCCTTATTCGGACTATTTGCGGACAGGTTGGATGATCACCTGCTCCTATCCGATTTACGATGAGAAGGATCGTTTCTACGGCGTCGTGTGCATCGACCTGTCGCTGAACAAGCTGATGAAGAGGTACTTCA
Protein-coding sequences here:
- a CDS encoding APC family permease — protein: MSEVAVKAVKEDTTLKKGMSFWQIWAFGVGSVVGDGLFIYLGQGVQTGGPVAILAVAFAGFMQMAIMLAMGELAVGMPSAGAMTFWCSKYLNRFCGLFAGMTFSVSWIVFGGSTSIALGTIMAYWAPIGGQAFATLFWAVIWWSVFAVLNIAGVSIASNVQLFLVVVLVGIMAVFGIAGVVHGLNMDNFTPFAPFGFKGFANTIPIACFAFMGAATICTCGNECRDPRDLGKSLFWASLTFIIVYCLAMVVVIGAVNWKDQSLDVSLFTLAAKTLWGPVGGTILNIAAWIAAATCLISGSLYTPSRVFFGMAEVGYMPKVFAKVNSRTRTPVRGLVIIWACGMILILAGAKWGASLVYTTLVNQGVVAWTLGWILAIIAGIKYRRKLRTQGVKDIKAHIGWKQPLYPVTPIIALASSVYLLYLCLNGVVAIVGMCIWLAAFCLYYWRIKTKVRAGELSEDVYF
- a CDS encoding aspartate aminotransferase family protein, producing the protein MNRSTELFQRDADAVSDVMKLRFYPMVAKAAGGALIRDADGREYLDFSAGWGVANTGYGHPRIVNAVCKEMNRLSFSPTISVLNEESIELAERLREMTPGDFEKAVWYGHSGSDANEFLYKMIPAATGRSRIVSFVGSYHGQTMGSYSMSGHPAQGKFTGGGNVTRIPYPYCYRCPFERDRETCGLFCLKYVEDFVFASQVSPAQVGALIAEAVQCDGGDVVPPDGYLQGLERMCRRYGILFILDEVKIGFGRTGKMFGFENWGVTPDAVVMAKPMGSGQPISAVTGRKELMDAGVGMHMFTTAGNPVACAASLATIDVIEEEKLAENAEIQGEYLLGRLRELQAGCPVIGDVRGKGLVIGIELVENPETKKPASELAALVVYRCYELGLLLFDSGISANVIELTPPLIITKQQCDRAVEVLRQAIEDAMTGRIIREDLGDFAGWG